The Branchiostoma lanceolatum isolate klBraLanc5 chromosome 3, klBraLanc5.hap2, whole genome shotgun sequence DNA segment TTCCGCTTCAGTCTCTTGCTGCAGACAGGGCAGGAGAAGCGAACATCATCGGTGTGGTCCATCATGTGAGCTGCCAGGTCACCTGGTAAGGAGAAAACAAATGCAATCAGCAACAAAggcaaaaaaaactgttaaactGTACAGATTCTGTCTATTAGACATTACATGGAATTGGTGGAATGCAACAGCTAAGTAATTCAAGTCCCTGTttgcttatgcttcggtcccatttccaatctggGGCCCGGACGAGCTATTTGCAAAgacgaaaaataaaaattgcATCTCAAGAAAATACGCAAAATATGGTAAGGAGGAATCTTtttacatttatgtattttgttgtcttttaaatcatatctTTCGTTCTTTCATATCTTTCGTTCACCGAAACATCAGCTTTGATAAAACACTAAGTCTTGGTTCACATTTCACGGACATTTATTTTgaaattaagttttttttcacCTTTTGTGTCAACccaaaaaatcaaatatttctaaTGTCTACTGAAGAATGCACCCAGTGGAAAAAAAGGTCATAATTCCTAAATCCTTAAACATATGACTACTACATTTAACGCCGCATCTTTCCCTCCTACCTGACTGCTTGTAGCCCTTCTTGCAGATCTGACAGGTGTACCTGCGCTCCCCAGTGTGCAccactaggtggcgctgcagatCCCCTGCCTGTCGGAAGGACTTCTTGCACACTGTGCAGGGGTACGGCTTCTCTCCTGGAATAATTGTGAAAAAGTAGATAACAACAGCcctctaccacccaaaaatcatgaacacaaagacagatacaaaaaacagaccttccactgcagtaccataggaagCCACCAGGGGCCCCAAAGCTTTTGTCACAACTTTCATGTACCAATACACCAAATATAGATTTAAAGCAATCCATCTACTAGTGGCCAAACTTGAGTTATCCTGGTGACCAACAGACAACTGCTGCCCAAAATATAGTCTTCTTGGCAAATCAAAGGTGGTCAACATGAGGTAGCAAATACAGGGTGCTTCCCTCCCTTCACAAAATCTTTACAAAGTCTTACAAAGCATAGAGCATTGACTATTCCATTTTATAGAATTCATGGGGAATACTAGACAAGATTGAAAAGGTAATTAATATAATAAGGGGTCAAAAGCAGTTCAACTGTACGACATGGGGAGTATACGAGAATTACTGATAAAAATGAGAGAAACCCCACCTGAGTGTATGAACTGGTGGGTCCTCAGACTTGACTTGTAGGCAAACTTCATCCCGCATGTGGGACACACCGCCCCTTTAACGGCCTGCGTCTTCTTCTTCACTCCCTTCTTAGCACCACTTTCACTGTCACCATCCTCCGCAGGACAACTCTCACTTTCCGGTTCATGACTAGTTGGGCCACCTCCCTGTGTAGCACTGTCCGCAGATGTGTCATTGGTGCCATCGTTTGAAAGCACAGCCAACCTATCTTCAGTGGTTATTTCAGCATTTAGCATTGAGTCTACATCATTGGTTGCACCTGTAAAGTTCTGGTTAGAGGTGTTTTCAGAAATGCTTTCCTGCCTACTATTGCTTGGCACTGATTCTCCTTCCAAAGCAGACACTACGGGAGAAACATCTGATGGAAGGAAAGAGCTTGTGATCGTTGTGATGCTAGTTGATGAAGTCGACTCGATAACTGACTCCAGCCCGTAAGGCTTCTGGTAGGAATGCTCATGGCTAAGTGTCTGAGCCTCTTGTAAAGAAGGCACACTTGTATCTAGGACTGGGACAGTACTTGTACCAGGTACAGGCTCTTGTACACCAAGGCCATTTGCTGTCTTCCTTCCCTTTACTTCTTTCTTCTTGGTACctcctttctttcttgtcttCCTTGCTACTTTCTTCCCAGAGACACATCTTAACCCCATCACCTTGTCTCCACCCTCCATCGTCTCCCAGTAAGTGATCTTCCCAAACTTCTTCAAGTGTTCTTGGAACTTGCTCACAGTGGGAAATCCCTGGCAGCATGTCTTGCAGCTGatctcgcccccctcccacagcgaCCCAGGTGATGACCTCTTCCCTCTGACCTTCCCTGCTAGTAGCACCCTGGACAGGAGAGCCTGATTCTGGGACTCCACCCGTATTCTCGTTCCCGGGGTGTCAGGCTCACTCTCTGGCCCTCCTGGTTGCTCTATTGTATCAACAATTGTCATCGCTGGGGTGACAGAAGTCTCCGCACTCTGTTGCATATCTCTTTCTGCAGCATGTTGTGTTCCACAGCCAGCACCACTACTTGTAGTACCTACATTCCCAACTTGGTGGCTGGCTTGTTGCTGTTCCACAGCAAACTGTCCTCCGCTGTTTCCTACACCGAAATCAGCGGGAGGGAAGATGTCTCCTTCCTGAGCGGCTAAGGCCCTGAGGGCTGCAAGTGTTTCTGACACGGACTCTCGAGTGCTTACAGCGGACAAAATCGACTGGCTACTGCTGCCTAAAGCATCTGAAGGGAGCGAGGAAGTACTAGTAGCAGCAAATGCAGGTGTTGAAGTGACAGAAGTTGTGCTTAGAGTACCTCTTGCGATGGTGGCACTCATTGCAGCTGTAAAGCCACTGGGAACAAAAGGATTCAC contains these protein-coding regions:
- the LOC136431288 gene encoding uncharacterized protein → MTKTTGQQRVTTYEMIPKDLDQFAHIVFPANGRPSKDLNTESGRKSAANVPSTVPEVRESINCNTEQTLAVGQQTVPSATVSCGQPYRTSDIRTDPTASMVAASSVSVGYSAPPVGSYYTNATISSSLAPAGVPSVATGCSAVADAFSAAGTLAAVNPFVPSGFTAAMSATIARGTLSTTSVTSTPAFAATSTSSLPSDALGSSSQSILSAVSTRESVSETLAALRALAAQEGDIFPPADFGVGNSGGQFAVEQQQASHQVGNVGTTSSGAGCGTQHAAERDMQQSAETSVTPAMTIVDTIEQPGGPESEPDTPGTRIRVESQNQALLSRVLLAGKVRGKRSSPGSLWEGGEISCKTCCQGFPTVSKFQEHLKKFGKITYWETMEGGDKVMGLRCVSGKKVARKTRKKGGTKKKEVKGRKTANGLGVQEPVPGTSTVPVLDTSVPSLQEAQTLSHEHSYQKPYGLESVIESTSSTSITTITSSFLPSDVSPVVSALEGESVPSNSRQESISENTSNQNFTGATNDVDSMLNAEITTEDRLAVLSNDGTNDTSADSATQGGGPTSHEPESESCPAEDGDSESGAKKGVKKKTQAVKGAVCPTCGMKFAYKSSLRTHQFIHSGEKPYPCTVCKKSFRQAGDLQRHLVVHTGERRYTCQICKKGYKQSGDLAAHMMDHTDDVRFSCPVCSKRLKRKCDLRKHMYTHTGFYPFQCDLCGKQFREKAKMLNHKRNKHGAQKIFVCEVCGKQFNHPGCLKNHLRKHTGNKPHVCGVCSKGYVQRGKLLKHMRTHQQTNTQVPQWGIVEEVVLQETGGVNLMDQAYNENVMNVFRTIEAAQALTFMPEAVVEIQL